Proteins encoded in a region of the Rhizobium sp. CC-YZS058 genome:
- a CDS encoding ABC transporter permease, with protein MTVTETSPAPVAERRRLSALQLASRYGTISALALLILFNLVVTPNFLSWQTLNVNLTQVAAIVIVATGMTLVIATGGIDLSVGSLMAIAGAVAPMIFLGTLLPIDNPVLSLTLAFLLPILITMAFGWFNGLLVTRYAIQPIVATLVLFIAGRGIAQVITNGNLQVFKNPGFQWIAMGHVAGIPAQVALMLVVAALAWALIRYTMFGRQILAVGGNERAARLAGIPVRRVKCLVYIISGGLAGLAGLVVVARNSASDANLVGLGMELDAIAAVAVGGSLLTGGRANIVGTLIGALVIQLVRYTLLANGVPDAAALVVKAGLIILAVYVQQRADRT; from the coding sequence ATGACCGTAACCGAGACCTCCCCCGCGCCGGTGGCCGAGCGCCGCCGTCTTTCCGCCCTTCAGCTCGCCAGCCGCTACGGCACGATCTCGGCCCTGGCGCTGCTGATCCTGTTCAATCTGGTGGTGACGCCGAACTTCCTGTCCTGGCAGACGCTGAACGTCAATCTGACCCAGGTGGCCGCTATCGTCATCGTCGCGACCGGCATGACGCTGGTGATCGCCACCGGCGGCATCGATCTCTCCGTCGGCTCGCTGATGGCGATCGCCGGGGCCGTGGCGCCGATGATCTTCCTGGGAACCCTGCTGCCGATCGACAACCCGGTGCTGAGCCTGACCCTGGCCTTCCTCCTGCCGATCCTGATCACCATGGCGTTCGGCTGGTTCAACGGGCTCCTGGTCACCCGCTATGCGATCCAGCCGATCGTCGCCACGCTGGTGCTGTTCATCGCCGGGCGCGGCATTGCGCAGGTCATCACCAACGGCAATCTGCAGGTGTTCAAGAACCCTGGCTTCCAGTGGATCGCCATGGGCCATGTGGCCGGCATTCCGGCACAGGTGGCGCTGATGCTGGTGGTGGCCGCGCTTGCCTGGGCGCTGATCCGCTACACCATGTTCGGAAGGCAGATCCTCGCCGTCGGCGGCAATGAGCGCGCGGCGCGGCTTGCCGGCATTCCGGTGCGGCGGGTCAAGTGCCTCGTCTATATCATCTCCGGCGGCCTGGCCGGGCTGGCGGGCCTTGTCGTGGTGGCGCGCAACTCGGCCAGCGACGCCAATCTCGTCGGCCTCGGCATGGAGCTGGATGCGATCGCCGCTGTGGCCGTCGGCGGATCGCTGCTGACGGGCGGGCGCGCCAACATCGTGGGCACGCTCATCGGCGCACTGGTGATCCAGCTGGTGCGCTACACGCTGCTCGCCAATGGCGTGCCGGATGCGGCAGCGCTCGTCGTCAAGGCCGGGCTGATCATCCTCGCCGTCTATGTCCAACAGCGCGCAGACCGTACTTAG
- a CDS encoding phosphatidylglycerol lysyltransferase domain-containing protein — protein sequence MAVLSARRIIDAALDSRLPAVAETGLCPSRRLALCRQHGDFSVAYSAAMQQGLRYFGDEAGYLAYATKMGHSFVLGDPVAAPEARETYLRAFVAEAKAPCFVQIGPETAQVLAGLGYRINQIGIDTVLAFDRHSFAGKRNETVRYSERWLIKQGYRLVECDGTVGERAALKALSKKWRAGRVVHRREMAFLNRPFLSELMPDMRRFLVLHPGGEPMAVIDFDPIFRDGKVIGYTTAFKRRLPDASSHAEIGLTKFAADRFRSEGHERLTLGLSPLASLGPSGYPESAVWAWLFSRAYASPRINARFFNLQGQAAFKRRFHGEEVPTYIAFKRRTPLEMLALLRVLKTM from the coding sequence GTGGCCGTTCTAAGCGCAAGACGAATCATCGATGCTGCACTGGATTCGCGGCTTCCCGCGGTTGCCGAAACCGGGCTCTGCCCCTCAAGGCGCCTTGCGCTCTGCCGCCAGCATGGGGACTTCTCGGTCGCTTATTCGGCCGCCATGCAGCAGGGCTTGCGCTATTTCGGCGATGAAGCGGGCTATCTCGCCTATGCGACCAAGATGGGCCACAGCTTCGTGCTCGGCGATCCCGTTGCCGCGCCTGAGGCGAGGGAGACCTATCTGCGCGCCTTCGTCGCCGAGGCCAAGGCGCCCTGCTTCGTGCAGATCGGCCCCGAAACGGCGCAGGTGCTGGCAGGGCTCGGTTATCGAATCAACCAGATCGGCATCGATACCGTGCTCGCCTTCGATCGGCACAGCTTTGCCGGCAAGCGCAACGAGACGGTGCGCTATTCCGAACGCTGGCTGATCAAGCAGGGGTACCGGCTGGTCGAATGCGACGGCACGGTGGGGGAACGGGCAGCGCTGAAGGCGCTGTCGAAAAAATGGCGGGCGGGCCGTGTCGTCCATCGGCGCGAAATGGCCTTTCTCAACCGGCCGTTCCTCAGCGAACTCATGCCCGACATGCGCCGCTTCCTGGTGCTTCATCCAGGCGGCGAGCCGATGGCAGTGATCGATTTCGATCCGATCTTCCGGGATGGCAAAGTGATCGGCTACACGACCGCCTTCAAGCGCCGGCTGCCCGATGCCTCCTCGCATGCCGAGATCGGTCTCACCAAATTCGCGGCCGACCGGTTCCGCAGCGAAGGTCATGAGCGATTGACGCTCGGTCTTTCGCCACTCGCCTCCCTCGGGCCGAGCGGCTATCCGGAAAGCGCGGTCTGGGCCTGGCTGTTTTCCCGCGCCTATGCCTCGCCCCGCATCAATGCCCGCTTCTTCAACCTGCAAGGCCAGGCGGCCTTCAAGCGCCGATTCCACGGCGAGGAAGTCCCCACCTACATCGCCTTCAAACGCCGCACCCCGCTCGAAATGCTGGCCCTGCTGCGGGTGCTGAAGACGATGTAG
- a CDS encoding NAD(P)/FAD-dependent oxidoreductase: MIRLALRTATSAYCPLVARPHQPLARHRTKIRCARLIRVSGKGLPRRSALPMVSPMHALYRDPPVLVIGAGLAGLTVAHHLTLKHVDCLVLEAAETVGSSWARRHPQLTLNTHRDLSSLPGLRYPKGTPAFPPRDAVIAHLRRFADNAPFPIRTNAAVQTITRREAGGYTLTLADGAALEAAHLVIATGRDRLPLRPALPGLESFSGTLLHAAQLERAKDYEGRRVLIIGGGNSGFDVVNHLSRVKTDCLWLSVRSGAAVLPKRLKGLAVHRLSPIMERLPSSLVDPAIRLTERLAFGRLTQLGFPEPAEGPATRLRKNQIAIPVDDGTIASIKTGRTRLIGPVTRIEGATVHLAGGEQIEPDTIILATGYRPGLTDLLGSLDVLDDTGHPLQPNGGPASPDPTLWFAGMRPNLVSYFWGAARDGAEIAQEIAGRRAAAVSLPAINTT, from the coding sequence ATGATTCGTCTTGCGCTTAGAACGGCCACGTCCGCCTATTGCCCTTTGGTTGCGAGGCCTCATCAGCCCCTTGCCCGCCACCGGACGAAAATCCGTTGCGCGAGGCTGATCCGAGTTTCGGGAAAAGGGTTGCCAAGGCGGTCTGCCTTGCCCATGGTCTCCCCCATGCATGCCTTATACAGAGACCCGCCTGTCCTTGTCATCGGTGCTGGCCTGGCCGGGCTCACTGTTGCGCATCACTTAACGTTAAAACATGTGGATTGCCTTGTTCTGGAGGCCGCCGAGACGGTCGGCAGCAGCTGGGCAAGGCGTCATCCGCAGCTGACACTCAACACCCATCGCGACCTCTCCTCCCTGCCCGGCCTTCGCTATCCGAAGGGCACGCCTGCCTTCCCGCCGCGCGATGCCGTGATCGCCCATCTCCGCCGCTTTGCCGACAACGCGCCCTTTCCCATCCGCACCAATGCGGCCGTGCAGACGATCACAAGGCGCGAGGCTGGTGGCTACACCCTGACGCTTGCCGATGGTGCGGCGCTGGAGGCGGCGCATCTCGTCATCGCCACGGGGCGCGACCGCCTTCCGCTGCGGCCCGCTCTGCCTGGGCTTGAAAGTTTCAGCGGCACCCTCCTCCACGCCGCGCAGCTGGAGCGGGCGAAGGACTATGAAGGCCGCCGGGTTCTCATCATCGGCGGCGGCAATTCCGGCTTCGACGTCGTCAACCATCTCTCCCGCGTCAAGACCGACTGTCTCTGGCTTTCGGTGCGGAGCGGCGCCGCCGTGCTGCCGAAGCGGCTGAAGGGGCTTGCCGTGCACCGGCTTTCGCCCATCATGGAGCGCCTTCCCTCCAGCCTCGTCGACCCCGCCATCCGCCTCACAGAGCGACTGGCCTTCGGCCGGCTGACGCAGCTCGGCTTTCCCGAGCCTGCGGAAGGCCCCGCCACCAGACTTCGAAAGAACCAGATTGCCATTCCCGTCGACGACGGCACGATCGCCTCGATCAAGACCGGCCGCACACGCCTGATCGGGCCTGTCACGCGCATCGAGGGCGCGACGGTGCATCTGGCGGGCGGCGAACAGATCGAACCGGACACGATCATCCTCGCCACCGGCTACCGCCCGGGCCTGACCGATCTCCTCGGCTCCCTCGACGTTCTCGACGACACCGGCCACCCCCTCCAGCCGAACGGCGGCCCGGCAAGCCCGGACCCCACCCTCTGGTTCGCCGGCATGCGCCCGAACCTCGTCAGCTACTTCTGGGGCGCAGCGCGTGATGGCGCCGAGATCGCGCAGGAGATTGCGGGGCGGAGAGCGGCAGCTGTAAGCTTGCCTGCAATCAACACAACTTAA
- a CDS encoding ABC transporter permease: MIPAFLRPKTSGDLARLGVLVALAALILFATLRYDNFLSPFNILSFLRYNSMFALIALGMCFVIITGGIDLSVGGVAALASVVSAFASPYGWAAGLLAGMAAGLAFGALNGIVITRMRIQPFIATLAAMLASYGLALLLADNQSVSVSYDTAFTMLGQDDLLGFPIPAWIALLAFVLGWLFLERLPAGRHVLAVGDGEATALLMGLKVRRTVFCVYAVSGLLAGLAGTILAAQFGAGQPTEGVGWELFAIASVVVGGTLLTGGAGSVGATLAGVLLLGMVFNVLNFENGLGVISLSAYWQSVIRGLFLLVVVILQAKIANRTSETA; the protein is encoded by the coding sequence ATGATCCCCGCCTTTCTCCGCCCGAAAACCTCCGGCGATCTGGCGCGCCTCGGCGTCCTGGTGGCGCTGGCCGCGCTCATCCTCTTCGCCACGCTGCGCTACGACAACTTCCTCTCGCCTTTCAACATATTGAGCTTCCTGCGCTACAACTCCATGTTTGCGCTGATCGCGCTCGGCATGTGCTTCGTCATCATCACCGGCGGCATCGATCTCTCGGTCGGCGGGGTGGCGGCGTTGGCCTCGGTGGTCTCGGCCTTTGCCTCGCCCTATGGCTGGGCGGCGGGGCTGCTGGCCGGCATGGCGGCCGGGCTCGCCTTCGGGGCGCTGAACGGGATCGTCATCACCCGCATGCGCATCCAGCCCTTCATCGCAACGCTTGCCGCCATGCTCGCCTCCTACGGCCTGGCGCTTCTCCTGGCCGACAACCAGTCCGTTTCGGTCTCCTACGACACCGCCTTCACCATGCTTGGCCAGGATGATCTCCTGGGCTTCCCGATCCCCGCCTGGATCGCCCTCCTTGCCTTCGTGCTCGGCTGGCTGTTCCTCGAACGCCTGCCGGCCGGCCGGCATGTTCTGGCGGTGGGCGATGGCGAGGCGACGGCGCTCCTGATGGGTCTGAAGGTGCGGCGCACGGTCTTCTGCGTCTACGCCGTTTCCGGGCTGCTGGCCGGGCTCGCCGGCACGATCCTCGCCGCCCAGTTCGGCGCCGGCCAGCCGACAGAAGGCGTGGGCTGGGAGCTCTTCGCCATCGCCTCCGTCGTCGTTGGCGGCACGCTGCTGACCGGCGGCGCCGGTTCGGTCGGCGCGACGCTTGCCGGCGTGCTGCTGCTCGGCATGGTCTTCAACGTGCTCAACTTCGAGAACGGCCTCGGCGTCATCTCGCTGTCGGCCTACTGGCAATCCGTCATCCGCGGCCTCTTCCTCCTGGTGGTCGTCATCCTCCAGGCCAAGATCGCCAATCGAACGAGCGAGACGGCGTGA